The DNA sequence AACTGCAGCTTGTTTAACCCCACGCCTTCTCTCTCCTCCATGATCGTTAATCATTACAAGATGAGGACAGATATCAAGAGCTTCAACCTCGGCGGGATGGGCTGCAGCGCGGGGCTGATTTCCATCGACCTCGCAAAGCACCTCCTCCAGGCCAACCCCGACACCTACGCCGTCGTCGTCAGCACTGAGAACATAACCCTCAACTGGTAATGattgaatttatataataatttcagTTCTCTTTTTACCTGGACCGTATATTTATTTGCTGACATAAGTCAGCAAAGACCCAAGCCCATGcctattttgttaaatttttccTTTAACTAAAAGTACTTTTTCTGgcattcattaatttctttttctgcgTCCGTCCCCGTCCCcgactatatttatttttgttttatttgccAACAGGTACTTCGGCAACGACCGGTCCATGCTTTTATGCAACTGCATCTTCCGGATGGGGGGCGCGGCGGTCCTCCTCTCGAACAAGGGCCGGGACAGGCGCCGGTCCAAGTACGAGCTCGTCCACACAGTGCGGACGCACAAGGGCGCGGACGACAAGAGCTACAACTGCGTCTACCAGAGGGAGGACGACAAGGGGACGGTTGGCGTTTCGCTGGCGCGGGAGCTGATGGCGGTGGCAGGGGACGCGCTGAAGACGAACATCACGACGCTAGGACCGCTGGTGCTGCCGCTGTCGGAGCAGGTGATGTTCCTGATTCGGCTGGTGAAGAGGAAGGTGCTCGGGGCCCGGGTGAGGCCGTACATACCGGACTTCAAGCTGGCATTCGAGCACTTCTGCATCCACGCGGGCGGGCGGGCCGTGCTCGACGCGATCGAGAAGAACCTCCAGCTGAGCGAGTGGCACATGGAGCCGTCCAGGATGACTCTGCATAGGTTCGGGAACACATCGAGCAGCTCGCTGTGGTATGAGCTGGCGTACACGGAGGCGAAGGGCCGGGTTTCGAGGGGGGACCGGGTGTGGCAGATTGCGTTCGGGTCGGGTTTTAAGTGCAATAGTGCGGTGTGGAAGGCTTTGAGGGAAATATCTGTTGAAGAATGCCTAAAAAGTAATAATCCGTGGTTGGATTGTATACATAAGTACCCTGTTGAAATTCCGGTTTCCACTGCCGCCGCCTCTGCCTCCGCCACAGCCAGTTAATTCTggctatatatatacatacatacacaTGAGATTGTTGATGATTAACTTGTCATgcaaaatctttttttttttattttagatgtGGAATTGTGCATTAATATACTTCACAGGAATACGATTcatgtgttttaaaaattggatcGGAACGATTCAACCGGGGCGTTGCTCGGTCTGGTTTGGACATAAAATCCACTGGGATATTGAACTATtatgaaaaggaaaaactgGATTGGTTTGTTATTAATTCATGAAATATTTATCCATTTTGCTTACTCTTTTTCttgcaaaaattattttatcgtTTTATATTTGAACTTATTTGTAAACTTTATTGATTGGTTTATCATTTTAACCGATAAATATGTGAATTCGTTTACATGTTCGACTTTGAAAACATAGAGTTATAtggaagagaaagtaaaaccACAACAGCTGTGCTAGTCCTTGCATATTAATTGCAACCTATAATGCAAACAAAAACCACTAATTTCCTACTTTCTCTTTGTAGTAAGTTTGACTAAAATGACATGTCCATGTCGTTGAGACTATTGGTGTTTCATATGAGa is a window from the Salvia hispanica cultivar TCC Black 2014 chromosome 1, UniMelb_Shisp_WGS_1.0, whole genome shotgun sequence genome containing:
- the LOC125209147 gene encoding 3-ketoacyl-CoA synthase 1-like: MEPIDMNEERLLAEVDFKDSSPIVIKIRRKLPDFLHSVKLKYVKLGYGYSRNPATVLLFLAVVPLLVQAWTSRTLLLDTATILLGAAALTLPLGIYWAKRPRPIYLVDFACYKPQDERKLSVESFLKMSADSGAFGEESINFQNKISHRSGLGDETYFPRGITSHPPNLSMAEARLEAENVMFGALDSLFSSTGISPSQIGIVIVNCSLFNPTPSLSSMIVNHYKMRTDIKSFNLGGMGCSAGLISIDLAKHLLQANPDTYAVVVSTENITLNWYFGNDRSMLLCNCIFRMGGAAVLLSNKGRDRRRSKYELVHTVRTHKGADDKSYNCVYQREDDKGTVGVSLARELMAVAGDALKTNITTLGPLVLPLSEQVMFLIRLVKRKVLGARVRPYIPDFKLAFEHFCIHAGGRAVLDAIEKNLQLSEWHMEPSRMTLHRFGNTSSSSLWYELAYTEAKGRVSRGDRVWQIAFGSGFKCNSAVWKALREISVEECLKSNNPWLDCIHKYPVEIPVSTAAASASATAS